Sequence from the Ziziphus jujuba cultivar Dongzao chromosome 9, ASM3175591v1 genome:
CTCACTTTCTTGGCCCTGGCTGTAAATAACCTCACTGGGGAGCTGCCTTTATCTCTATTCGATCTTAAAAATCTCACTGAATTGGGTTTGTTTGGTAATTCATTTTCTAGTCCTCTTTCTCCTATTCTTATCTCCAATAGGACTCAACTGAAATCGTTACAACTTCAAAATAGTAGCTTCACTAGGGAaatttgtgagatcccacatcggttggaaaggaaaacgaagcatgccttataaaagggtgtggatacctttcctttgagatgcgttcccatgagggaagtAAAACTGTGAGGGATAgaattgggctcaccacctagcttccaaagtagacaatatctcggttgggcctgggaggcctgggccaatgggactggcaggtgaaggggtgggatcCCTAATCATTGAGACGTATTTTGACAAAACTGTGCGGGCTTAGCccaagcggacaatatctcatgcgggtggactaggctattacagttggtatcagagcctgtaTTCGGATCGGTGTgtcagcgaggatgctgggccccaaggggggtggattgtgagatcctatatcggttggaaagggaaacgaagcatgccttataagagggtgtggatacctttctcttgagACGAGTTTTCATGAGGGAAGTCAAACCGTGAGGGGTAAGATTggactcaccacctagcttccaaagcgaacaatatctcgCTTGGGCCTGGGAGGCTCGGGTCAGTGGGattggcaggtgaaggggtgggacccctaaccattgagatgggttttgacaaaaccttacgggctgggcccaaagcggacaatatcttatgCGGGTGGATTGGGCTGTTACAAAATTCCTCCTGAAATTGGCCTTTTGACAAACCTCAATAATCTTTTTCTGTATCGTAATAAACTTTCAGGACCAATCCCCCCAGAGATAGGAAACTTGCAGAACCTCACATATTTAAACCTTTCCATAAACCAACTAATTGGTCCAATTCCTCCTACTTTTGGGAATCTCACAAAACTTCAACGCGTGCAACTTTTTTACAATGGCCTCAATGGGACAATCCTGTCGAAGATTAGAAACATGACGTCACTGGTCATATTCGACGTCGACACCAACCAACTTTCCGGTGATTTTCGAATACCATTTTCGGTCTCAGTAACTTAGAAGCATTCTTTGTTTTCAGCAATTATTTATTCAGAAACATTCCGAAAGATTTTAGGAAGAATAGTCCTAAGTTGACCACTGTTAGATTTTCAGACAGCAATTTCTCTGGAGAATTACCTCAACATTTATGTAGCGGGTTTGCTCTTGAAGATGTGAGTGTGAAAAACGACAGTTTTACAAGGCCATTACCAGAGTGCTTGAGAAATTATTCAAGATTAACAGTTGCACAGTTCTATAAGAACCAATTCACTGGAAATATTACGAATGCATTTAGGGTTTATCTGAAACTCGAAAAATTGGATCTCAGTGAGAAACAATTCATGGGTGAAATCTCAGTGAAGTGGGGTGAATGTAAAAATCTCAGAGACTTGCAAATGGATGAGAATAAGATTTCAGGTCGGATCCCACCTGAGATCAGAAAGTTATCCTGGTTGCAGCGTATGACACGTGAAAACAATGAGCTAAGTGGGGAGATTCCAGCTGAACTGGGTAACGTACAAATGCTATACAAGCTCAATCTCAGCAACAATCATTTTTCTGGGAAAATCCCTGAGAGTATTGGTAATCTGACAAGCTTATAGAATATTGATTTATCGGTAAACAATTTCTCTGGGTACATTCCAAAAGGACTTTATAACTGTGTAGGGCTGTTAAGCTTGAACTTAAGCCACAACAATCTTTCCGGCGAAATACCATCAGAGATTGGCAACTTGGTTTCTTTGCAAACATTGTTGGATCTCAGCAGCAATTCTCTATTCAGAGAAATCCCATCAAGCTTCATCAAGCTAACATCTTTGGAGATTCTGAATGTCTCGAATAGCCATCTCTCCGGTAAAATCCCACCATCAATATCCAAAATGGTTAGTCTAAGCACCGCTGATTTTTCTCACAACAACCTGACGGGGTCCAGTACCAACCGAAGGCTTTTTCAGAAATCTTCCTAAAAGTGCATTTTTAGTAAACTCTGGTTTATGTGGAAATGTTTCTAGACGACTCATTCCATGCTTTGTTTTTTccgaaaaaaaatccaataacaTTCTGATCATCATCCTTGTTTCCCTTTGTGCACCAGTGCTAGTGTTTACCATTGTGTTGGCTACTTTTCTTATGCGTcatcgccaattaagaatccaagaTGAAGAAAACAGAATTGTTAAAAACTCAAACATCTCGAAGTCCATAATATGGGAGAAAGAAGGAAAGTTTACATTTTGGGAAGTCATGAACGCCATTGAGAACTTCGACGACAAGTACCGCATCGGCAATGGAGGATTTGGCATCGTATACAAAGCCACTTTATCTTCTGGTCTTACCATTGCAGTTAAGCGGTTGAAGATAACAGAGTCCATTGACATCTTGGAAACAAATCGCCTGAGTTTTGAGAATGAGATAAGGACTCTGACGAACATTCGGCACTGTAATATCATAAAGCTACATGGGTTCTGCACCAGGAAGGGCTTCATGCATTTTGTTTATGAATATATAGAAAGAGGAAGTTTTAGAAATGTGTTGTATGGTTTGGATAATGAAGAAGATAAGCATCTGGGTTGGGATAAAAGGGTGAGAATTGTTCAAGGACTGGCTCATGCACTTTCCTACTTGCACCATGACCGTTCACCATCGATTGTTCACCGTTATGTGTCATTGGGCAATGTATTGCTGGAGTTGGATTACGAGCCACGGCTGTCGGATTTTGGCACTACCAGACTGTTGAGCCCTGATTTATCAAACTGGATTGCTATTATTGGGTCATACGGCTACATGGCCtctggtaattaattaattaatcatcttATAATCCGTCTGAATTATTAATCGACAAAAGAAAGATTATTATGAAATTATGCTAATTTTAATAGGTAAAATATGTAGAACTAGCGCTTACAATGAAAGTTACAGAGCAATGTGATGTATATAGCTTTGGAGTGGTAGCTTTGGAAACAATGATGGGAAGACATCCAGGGAAACTTCTGGATGGTCTATCATGGCCATCAACATCAACATCAgagaatattaatgtagaaagTTTGCTGTTGAAGGACATTTTGGACCACTGACTTAAGCAACCGAGAGGTGGACTTGCTATGGCAGTGGTGATAGTGGTGAGCTTAGTGTTGGCATGCATGCGAACCTCTCCACAGTCACGTCCTGCCATGCGGTTTGTGGTACAAGAACTGTCAGCTGTCACGAATAGGCCATAGACTTCCTTGTCTGAGCCTTTAAATAGAATTACAATCAACAAGCTTCTAAATCTTGTCAAGTAGGATAATAAGAAATCCATACTTTTAATCTATTTGTTTACTCTATTTGGTGCATCAATCAATTGGCATGGTCATTTTATTAATACCATCaactattaatatttttcattggTTTAAGATGTGAATGTGAATTTGCATATATAGTGTCACTATATTGCCTAAATCCATGTATTGAGGATTTCAGCCACTCAACATATAAACAAATGTGagtgatcattttttttttaaattgcctaatgaaattatgattagttggtgaaaaaaaattaaccaaaagaatgttatttatatgaaactaattaattagcgaacacattactaattacGATATCCTCTTGAGATCCAACGAAATGTCTATGCCTGTTAAAGACACTTCTAGAAGTTTGTTTCAGCTCAACTATCTTTTACAAGTGGTACAAATGGCCTAACTAAGTCCTGCAAATGGTTATGACAGCTCACAATCTTGCTGTTACTAGTTGTTAACTAACAGTCTTGCCAGCTCATCAATCCGTGTATCTCTATCTCTAGCCAATGATATTACAGTTACTTGTATTTGTTATTAGTTagattagatatataaatacttATGTACATATTCACATTGTAATTTTTCTTCTCAATGAAATGAAAACTCTCTCAAGCTTTACTTTTCTTTCTGATTTTTCTTGTCAACCAAACAGTTCCTTTAATATTCTTGCTAACCAAGCAATCTCTTAGAGTCTCACAATTCAGTACTGTAACTACACTAATTACATTTCTAAGGTTTCTgtcatggtattagagccacGGTCTATGGCTGAGTATAACTCAATTCTCATGGTGTCTCCTTTTCCTAGTAATCAGATCAAGCTGGATGACAGCAATTACTTCATATGGAGATCGCAAGTCTTGCCAGTTATCAGAGGACACAAATTCATCAAGTTCCTGGAATTTTCTTCCTTTGAAGACTCAATCAGGGAAGAAAGAGGAGGTATTAACTCAGAAGCAAATGCTGAAAAATCAGGCTCAAATCTTAGGGATTTTGTACAAGCTAGAGAGAATTGGTATATTCAAGACCAATTCCTAGTCGGATGGCTAAAAGGAACAATTTCTCCTCAGATTTCTGGTCATTTATTGATAAAGATTCTACCTATAAGCTTTGGAATGCAATTAAGAATAGGTATGCAATTAAATCACAGAGTCGTATTCTTCATTACAGAAAATTACTGCAGAATACTAAGAAAGGAAATCTATCAGTTGATGCTTTGGTGTTGAAAATGAAAGATCTAATGAACAACTTGATTGCTGCTGGAGATAAGGCTTCTGAAACTGATCTTGTAACATACATTCTTGGAGCTCTAGGCACTAATTATGAACCTATATCGACAAAACTTGGAATTAGGTCGGAACAATACACAGTTGAAGAGGTACAAAGTCATCTACTTGCTTTTGAATCCAAACTTGAACAAATACACTCAACAGCCTCATTTAGTTTGAGTGATATATCTGCGAATTACATACATGCTAAACCTCATGTTAATGCTAGTCATACAGTTGATGCTGTGATGCATAATAATTTTGGTTCTGGAAATGAGGCTTTAGCTTCTTGCAGTGGAAATTTAATACCTCTTTCTTACAATAATATTGCTGCAAATGTATCCTCTATTGgtgaaaaacttgaaaaaattgAGATTGAGAGTAATTCAGTTGGTGACAAGAATTATGAAGGGTACAAAAGTTATGGAAGAGGTGGAATTTTAGAAATGAAGGATATAGAAACTATGGAAGAGGTGGAAACTTTAGAAATGCCAACATGGTTGATCAAGACAGATCTATCTTTAACAGAAATACTGGTTATACACAGAATTTTAGACCTTTGTTCTTTAGAGGAAGAGGATGAGGAGGAAGAAATAGACCTCAGTGTCAAATCTGTGGAATGCTAGGTCATGTGGCAACAACGTGCTTCTATAACACAGGAAATTCCTTTGGAAGACCAGTGACTCCAACTTTTGGTCATCAACATCAAGCTCAGTCACCTATTGCAAATGTGACTTACTTTCCAGCATTTCTCGGTTCTCCACAAACTAACGCCTCAGCTTCACCATCTGGAATTCCACATTTTTCTTCAAGTCAGTTTTCGCATAATTCAATTCCTGGTGTATCAATCCTTGCTCCTGGAAGTGCAACTACAAATAATCCAATAGCCTCACCTCATTTTCAACAACATTATCAACCTGGACAAAACTTAAATGTCAATTCTAGTCTGCCAGTGAATCAGTTCTCTCAATATCAAGCTCCAGTTGCTGCTATGCCATCTTTACCTCATAATTTTATTGCTGCCAATGTGACTGCTCCTATAACTATTGGAGATCTAAACTGGTATCTCGATAGTGGAGCCACAAACCACATGGTCAATGATGGCAGCAGCTTGGTGCAATACATAGACTACAATGGTAAGAGTCAGTTACTTGTTGGAAATGGTCAAGGGTTAATGATTGTTGGTATTGGATATACTGCAATATCTTGTTATTCTTCTTCTCAATTGATacttaaagatgtttttgtagTCCCTCGtatttctaataaattaattagtgtCTCAAGATTAACTCAGGATAATTCAGTCATCGTTGAGTTCTATTCTAACTACTACCTAATCAAGGATAAATAGCTGGGAGTAGTTTTTCTGAGAGGAACACTTGAAGATGGACTTTAAAAGCTGGATATACAATAGTTGGCGCAAGGAATTACAGTAGCTGAAGGTGACTCCTCGTAATTTCACTTGAATATATCAACAATTGCTGAAAATGGAGCTATAACAAATCAAGCTAGTTCCAGCATCTTATAAACCTGCTTTTGTCAATAATATACCACAACAATCTTATAATGCTTTTGTACTATCTAGTGTAATCTCTTATGTAAATCTTGGAATGTCTACTGGTCCAGCATCTGTCAATACTGAAACTTCTAGTATTTCTAATAGTGTGAATACAGAAGATGATGTTGTTATTAGTGTCACGAAGCTTTCCTTTCTAAGCAGAACATAGGAACTGATGTGAACCTGTTACATCAAAGACTTGGACAtgtatctttttctattttacatAAGGTCTTGCAATTGTGTAAACAATCTCAGAATGTCAATAAAGATAGTCTCTTATTTTGTGAAGCTTGCAAATTTGGCAAACAACATTGACTAAGTTTTCCTGCTTCAGTCAACAAAACTAAACAGCCTTGTGAATTGGTTCGttcagatctttggggaccAGCCCCAACTCTGTCAAAGGAAGGGTATCGTTACtatattgtttttgttgatGACTTCACTCAATTTACTTGGATTTATCCACTAAAAACTAAGAGTGAAGCTCATGcagtttttatcaattttcataaaatggttGAAAGGAATACAGGTTCTCTACTTAAATGTCTGCAAACTGACTAGGGAGGTGAATACAAAAGTTTTCTTCCCTATTTGAAGCAACATGGAATTAGTATAAGGCATTATTGCCTTTATATGCATGCTCAAAATGGAAGAGCAGAGAGGAAGCATCGTCACATTGTTGAAGTTGGACTATGTTTGATTGTTCAAGCACACATGTTATTACAATTCTGGTGGGAAGCTTTTCAGATAGCGGTATTTCTCATCAACCGTTTGCCAACAGTAGTACTCAACTTCAGCAGTCATTTTCAAAGGTTATATGGTAAAATTCCAGATTACACTTTTCTCAAGGTGTTTGGTTGTGCTTGTTACCCTTGTTTTAGACCATACTTCtctcaaaaattccaatttcaTACAACCAAATGTGTGTTTATTGGATACAGTTTAGAACATAATGGATATAAGTGTTTAGATTCAAAAGGGAGAGTGTACATTGCTAAAAGCGTTGAATTTAATGAAAAAGAGTTTCCTTTTTCTCATGGATTTTCTTCATCAGCTCAAAATGGTGTTTCATCTACTGTTACTACTGCTCAAAATTCAAAGTGGTCTACTGCTCATCTTTATGTTGTTCTCAACAAACCAGCACAGAATGAAAACAGTGACATTGCAATTGATAATACATAATCTGCTCAAGAACCTACTGAAGAAATTTCTGCAGAACCTATCTCTCACACACCCTGTATGGACACAACAGTAGAATTGTCTACAGATCTTGCCTCATTCTCTAATGAAACAGATACAACAACCTTGATTATTCCAGATGATAATAGGTCAGAAATACCTACTTTTGCAATGAACAACTTACAAAATTCATCTGTTACTATATCTACACATGCATTACATTCAAAATCATCTGCTGCACAAAATATCCATCCTATGCAGAAACGATCCAAGAGTGGTGTtattaaaaccaaaatttttcttACTCAACATCATGATATTTCAAAAAGGTCAGATACACAGAATTGGTCTACTCAAGAATTACCACAGACAGTTAAACAAGCTCTTAAAATTCCTGAATGAAAAGCAGCTATGGATAGTGAATATGAAGCACTACAAAGAAACAAGACTTGGAGTCTAGTACCTGCAACACCTGAAATGAATATTGTTGCCAACAAATGGGTTTTTAGAGTGAAATATAATGCAGATGGGTCAATATAAAGGCACAAGGCCAGATTGGTTGCAAAAGGTTCTTCACCAACAACCTGGTTTTGATTTCTTTGAAACATTCAATCCTGTGGTAAAACTTACAACTATTCGGGTAATTCTTACTTTAGCTTTAGCTAATAATTGACCAGTCAGGCAAATTGACTTCaacaatgcatttttaaatgggGATTTACTTGAAAATGTGTAAATAAGTCAACCTGAGGGCTATATTAATCCTCTTCTTCCTATACATGTGTGTAAGTTGAACAAAGCCCTTTATGGATTGAAACAAGCTCCTAGAGCTTGGTTTGATAAACTAAAAACTGCCTTACTACAGAGAGATTTCACTGTTTCAGTTGCTGACTCATCTCTTTTCATTTTAAAGAATTCAAGTGTACATATTATGCTGCtggtttatgttgatgatataatTACCACAGGATCAAGCACAAAATACATTACTGTGCTTGTTTGTAGTTTGAATAAGAATTTCTCTTTGAAAGATCTTGGAGACTTACACTACTTCTTAGGCATAGAAGTTAAAAGATCTGCTACTGGAATGTATCTTACACAGACAAAATACATCAAGGATCTATTGAGCAAGACTAAAATGCAAGCTGCCAAAAGCTACTCGACACCCATGAACACAGGCAAACAACTTTTCTGTCATGATGGTGATTTACTTGTCAATCCTGAAGATTATAGAAGTATAGTGGGAGCTTTACAATATATGACTATAACACGACCTGAGATTTCATTTTCTGTGAACAAATTTTGTCAGTTTGTTCACTCTCCAAAAACTACTCACTGGGAAGCAAGCAAAAGATTACTAAGGTACTTAATTGGAACAATTCATTGTGGTCTTCATTTTATTATACTAGATCCTCAAAGGCTTGTTTTTCATGACTTCACTGACAGTGACTAGGCAAGTTGTCCAGATGACAGAAGGTCATGTAGtggtttttgtattttctttggACCAAACTTAGTTTCTTGGAGCTTAAAGAAACAATCTATTGTTGCTTGATCAAGTATAGAGGCAAAGTATCGTGCATTGGCAACATTTCTACTGAGCTTAGTTGGTTGTCTGAGCTGTCTAAAGAACTGCAGTTAAGCCTACAGACACCTATAGTGTGGTCAGACAACTTGGGAGATATAGCTTTGGCTTACAATCCTGTTTATCATCTACGTACTAAGCACATTGAGGTTGATGTGCATTATGTTCGAGAAAGAGTATTAAGGCAGCAACTTGAAATCATATATGTTCCTACTGCAGAACAATTAGCACATATTTTTACTAACCCTTTAGGCACATCTCGTTTTCAATTTCTCATATCAAAATTACAAGTAACTAACATACAAGATGTTTTAGAATCTTAAGCTTACAGTCTCAAACAAAAGTCTACTATTAGTTTAAGTTCATTATAACAGACCTTTGTTTGCGGGAGGGTGTTAGAGACACTTCTAGAAGTTTGTTTCAGCTCAACTATCTTTTACAAGTGGTACAAATGGCATAACTAAGTCCTGCAAACGGTTATGACAGCTCACAATCTTGCTGTTACAAGTTGTTAGCTAACAGTCTTACCAACTCATTAATCTGTGTATCTCTATCTCTAGCCAATGATATTACAGTTACttgtttttgttattagttagattagatatataaatacCTATGTACATATTCACAttgtaatttttcttcataatgAAATGAAAACTCTCTCTagctttacttttctttttgatttttcttgtcAACCAAACAGTTCCTTTAACATTCTTGCTAACAAAGCAATCTCTTAGAGTCTCACAATTCAGTATTGTAACTACACAAATTACATTTCTAAGGTTTCTGTTAATGCCTAACAATTTTTCAGCAAAAAATAGGGATGACATGTTAGTGCTAACACAATTATCTCAATTAATAAGCTTTAATCATACAGATTAATTAACATAAGAGCATTATGTCCACACGATCTAAACAcaattatatactatattttaattagaaatatattaatttttactaaCTTCTTAAGCACAatcattgaatttttataattattaatcccTATAGAATAGAAATTCAGAAAAACACATTGTTAAATGGACATACACCTTTCTAACATTTTTCCCTCACGTTCATACCAAACAAATACCATAGATGTCTCAAGCCCTAATCTCAATATCGTATGTATTGAAAGTACATTAAATGATTACTAATATGtacacaaaataattaataaataataataataataataataaaatagggaaCAAATCAACTAGATTTTTAGACAAAATAGGTTTTTCAATCTCTTAGACCaactgaaatattaaaaaaagtgtATGCCTAAAGACCTTATTATAAAAGTTAGTAAACAAATCAATGCCCTTATTAACACAAATAAACTTGTAAGTGGGCTATATAATTATGGCTAATAGATATGAAAATATCTGACAtgacattattttaattagtataagcttgtttttttgtaaaaaaaaaaaactgtattacTGCATGCTATTATGACTTAAACATGGTTACTACCTGAAATAAtatcttaattattaaaaaaaaaaaaaaacgtttttgttattcaaaaataataataataaataacaatgataaaCAGCAAAAGATTGAACGATTCTGTTTTAGAAACTCCAATAacgttattatttgattgaggGTCAAGTACTCCTCAAAATAAGTAGATGGTGGTGTAGCTACTGGCACTAAAAATTAATCAATGTCTAATTGTGTATGTGCTGCAGCAGGGCTTCCAGCACCTTAATACAGATAGGCCTCGATGACCGACCATGCATTTTATAATTCGGCACTAATTTTACGTAATTTTCAAATTCACGTGTACAAAAATAGATTTTGGAACATTCATCATACTCAGATGAGGTACGCGCTTAGTTTTGGTTTTAGACAGCCAGAGTCCAATTGGGTGTTTGGATCAATAATGCTTAGATGAACCTAAGGTTAAATATGCTTTTTACCTTTCACTGTGAATAGAATTGCCGCATGTTACCTTTGGAGTGCTGTAGCTTCGTTTTGCCTTGGATAGCCGCCACTCACATGTGGCCTCTCTCCCTTGTGTATCTACATCGAAGAAATTTGGAAAAAGCTTTGGTTTTGGTTGTTTTGCTtcttttgaaattataaaaaaaaaatatttatgtatatatatatatttatttttatttttattttaggtgcacgtgatATTTGCGTTTTTGAGAGTTTATTCAATTCTTTTATATTCTCCTATGATTGATAATGAACTTTCATTGGTTTATGAGAGTTTATTCACCTCTTTTGTATTCTAATGAAATATCTTTGCACTTTTCGTCCACTGACCACTTTAAATTTTAAGTATCTTGTTTAATTTACCGTTTGTTTGTATTTTGCTTAAATTTAATACCTTCACAAAAGGTAAAGAGCACATGCAAGTAAATTACCTCATGCATATGGTCTTCCATTAATCAAGTATTTAGCCAACATCATCGTCCCAAAATATGCATGGGCCCCTCTCCTGATTCCACATGCACATATGCATGCATGgctcttcccttttttttttttttttgacctgtcttctctctctctctctctctctctctctcatcaaCTACTAGACCTAGAATTCTTTTCCTACACACAATTTGTCAAGGGGACCCACTTCGATATTTCAGCAATATTATCGGATTTCGGCTACTGGCAACACCGACATAGAGGGGCAAGAAATATCTATAATAGATGCCAAGGAAATGTGGACGACGTCATAAAATATCGCTGGTATGGTTCTAAATCGGTGAAAATTTTGGATTGCCGGTAGATAATGGTAGAAACACGATGTAGATGTCGATGGTTGTCGTGGAAATCCAATGGAAATTTTCGCCCTCTCTTTTTCATCTCTTTCGGTGGAAATCCGATGGAATCAGTCCAGTTACCCACTCGGGCTTTCTCCAAACGAAGGAGAAATGACTTAATGGAAGTATCTAATCAACCCATAATCATAAAAATACGGCAAGTTGCAAATTTATCAAATAGATCAAGATCTGGGGATTGACTTATCCGATAACAATTTTCTCaatcaattatatttaattaagaaataaactattttctcaatcaatttTCCCAAACAGATCAAGATCTGGATATTTGTGGAAGAGTCTAGCGTTGTTGATGAAAGTAATAGTGATtctgctaattttttttttaacaaaaagaaatataataatagattCTGCTTGATGATATTTGCGGAAGAGTCCAGTGTTAATTGATGAACGAGGTTGGTTTATGGTTCTAGACTTTGGTAAAGGCAGTAGAAGAGAAAgggataaatatatggatgtggCTTTAAGGTTTTGTTCACTTCTCTGGAGATGGAGATGGAGAAGCCACACTTGAAGAATAAGACGAAGAAAGGTCTCGGGCAGCACAAAAGCCAAAAACAAGGTCCAAAATATTGgccttttcaataaataaaaaggtaaattaGAAAGGTGAGCTTACGGTGGGAAGACCAAGAGAGCTTTGTTTAAACAGCTGGAGCACTGAGATgaccaataataatatagaagttTTTATCTGTTGTAAATGgtaggtatttatttattttttttttttaagaataatggTAGCAAAAGGTTAAGAGCTTAGTTCCATGGTTAACTATAATTTCATGATTATCTTAGTTGCATAATTGTCtggtattaataaatattatattttatttatttattataattttaaatttttataaattattttaattattatattttttatattattttattatattaattattttatatataaaaatttatattataaattaa
This genomic interval carries:
- the LOC107425797 gene encoding MDIS1-interacting receptor like kinase 2, whose translation is MTSLVIFDVDTNQLSDFRKNSPKLTTVRFSDSNFSGELPQHLCSGFALEDVSVKNDSFTRPLPECLRNYSRLTVAQFYKNQFTGNITNAFRVYLKLEKLDLSEKQFMGEISVKWGECKNLRDLQMDENKISGRIPPEIRKLSWLQRMTRENNELSGEIPAELGNVQMLYKLNLSNNHFSGKIPESIGLLSLNLSHNNLSGEIPSEIGNLVSLQTLLDLSSNSLFREIPSSFIKLTSLEILNVSNSHLSVLVFTIVLATFLMRHRQLRIQDEENRIVKNSNISKSIIWEKEGKFTFWEVMNAIENFDDKYRIGNGGFGIVYKATLSSGLTIAVKRLKITESIDILETNRLSFENEIRTLTNIRHCNIIKLHGFCTRKGFMHFVYEYIERGSFRNVLYGLDNEEDKHLGWDKRVRIVQGLAHALSYLHHDRSPSIVHRYVSLGNVLLELDYEPRLSDFGTTRLLSPDLSNWIAIIGSYGYMASELALTMKVTEQCDVYSFGVVALETMMGRHPGKLLDGLSWPSTSTSENINVESLLLKDILDH